One window of the Chloroflexia bacterium SDU3-3 genome contains the following:
- a CDS encoding MarR family transcriptional regulator has protein sequence MNSPVARTSQIGMIDQMMYAIVWHSQKQITHTLTQPEIDLTLPQLMTLFAVQNSGPCRMSLLADLTRQSAGTLTGIVDRLIADGLLERARNVNDRRVIEVALTAEGERRLNGAVGARREEMQKALNMFTDTDLSEFAQFLQRFLDRLHHNTPITND, from the coding sequence ATGAACTCACCTGTCGCCCGTACCAGCCAGATCGGCATGATCGACCAGATGATGTACGCCATTGTGTGGCATAGTCAGAAGCAGATCACACATACCCTCACCCAGCCCGAGATCGACCTCACGCTGCCCCAGCTGATGACGCTATTTGCCGTGCAGAACAGCGGCCCCTGCCGCATGAGCCTGCTGGCCGACCTGACACGCCAATCGGCGGGCACGCTCACCGGGATCGTGGATCGGCTGATCGCCGACGGGCTGCTGGAGCGGGCGCGCAATGTCAACGACCGCCGCGTGATCGAGGTGGCGCTCACCGCCGAGGGCGAGCGACGGCTCAATGGGGCCGTGGGCGCGCGCCGCGAGGAGATGCAAAAAGCGCTCAATATGTTCACCGACACCGACCTATCTGAATTCGCCCAGTTCCTCCAGCGCTTCCTGGACCGGCTCCACCACAATACACCGATCACCAACGACTAA